In the genome of Noviherbaspirillum saxi, the window CAAGGTCGAGACGGTAATGCCGCCGAACTGGCCCGCGGTGGCAAGCGCGGCCACCTGCGCCGACTTCGCGGTTTTCAGGTGCGGCCGCAACTGCACGCCGGCCCGCGCTGCGCGGTCCGACATGCGCTGGCAATTTGCAGCGAGGCGCTGCTTGTCCAGCAATACTGCCGGCGTCGGTATATCGGAAATGAGATAGTCAGTTCGCATCGGTCCATCCATCATTGAGCGTCAAGGCAGGCGTGTAGTTTACAACCTATATGGGATGACTGCCCTGCCTCTATCGCTATTACTTGAGGCCTATTTCTTCTCTGCTTCCTCTTCCTCGGTCTTCTCTTCATCGATCGCCAGATTGAAGCCCGATGCCTCGCCCGGCTGGCCGCGCGTGGCACGCAGCTTGATCTGCAGGCGCAACTCGTTGGCCGAGTCGGCATTGCGAATCGCTTCGTCGTAACCGATGTGGCCCGCGTTATAGAGATCGAACAATGCCTGGTCAAAGGTCCGCATGCCCAACTCGCGCGACTTGCCCATGATTTCCTTGATGCCCTGGAACTGGCCTTTCAGGATCTGCTCGGCAATGGTCGGTGTGTTGAGCAGGATCTCAATCGCGGCACGCCGGCCCTTGCCGTCTTCGGTGCGCACCAGGCGTTGCGAGATGATGGCGCGCAGATTCGACGACAAATCGCCCAGTAGCTGGTTGCGCCGCTCCTCGGGAAAGAAGTTGATGATGCGGTCTATCGTCTGGTTCGCATTATTGGCATGCAGCGTGCCCAGGCACAGGTGGCCAGTCTCGGCGAAGGCAATCGCATGCTCCATGGTTTCGGTATCGCGGATTTCGCCGATCAGAATGACGTCGGGCGCCTGACGTAGCGTGTTCTTCAGCGCATGATGCCAGGACAGCGTATCGACGCCAACTTCGCGGTGGGTGATCAGGCAGGACTTGTTCTTGTGGACGTATTCGACCGGGTCTTCCACCGTGATGATATGGCCAGAGGAACTGGCGTTGCGGTGATCGATCATCGCGGCCAGTGTCGTCGATTTGCCCGAGCCGGTGCCGCCAACGACCAGTACCAGGCCGCGCTTGGTCATGATCACGTCCTTGAGCACTTCCGGCAACTGCAGCTTGTCGAAGTTCGGTATCTCCGCCGCGATGGTGCGGATCACCATGCCGGTTTGTTGTTGCTGCACGAAGACATTGACGCGGAAGCGGCAGACATTGGGCAGCGAAATCGCGAAATTGCATTCCAGCTCGGTTTCGAATTCATGCCGCTGTTTGTCGTTCATCAGACTCAGCGCGAGTTTTCGCGTGATATCGCCGGTCAGCTTTTGCTGGCTCAGCGGCTTCATCGCACCCTGATGTTTCATGCTCGGCGGGAAGTCAGCCGAGATGAAAAGATCCGACCCGCCTTGCTGGTGCATCACCTTCAACAACTGATGCATGTAATTGCGCGCTTCATCGGGACCGAATGTGGACATGTGAACCTTTCAATGCAGTGGTATCGCTTTGGCTTGATTATGTTTCCTCAAGGCTACACCCGCAAGGAATTTATGGCTTCGCTGCCTATTCGGTAGCATGAAAAATGTGTGACACAGGTTGCAAGAATTACATGGCAAGCGTGCAAAAACGCAAAGGTATTATTTACCTTTGCCCCGTACAGGCGGCAAAACCCTCTCCTTTCCCCCGATTTTCATCAAACCGCGACTGCATTGCGGTCACGGCATCACATGGCACAGCGTTTGCTGTTTATCCCGGCACACGTCATGAAAATGGAGGGCCGATGCTACCTGCGCCGTCATACGGGAAATGACCATGGACGTTGTGCC includes:
- a CDS encoding PilT/PilU family type 4a pilus ATPase; amino-acid sequence: MSTFGPDEARNYMHQLLKVMHQQGGSDLFISADFPPSMKHQGAMKPLSQQKLTGDITRKLALSLMNDKQRHEFETELECNFAISLPNVCRFRVNVFVQQQQTGMVIRTIAAEIPNFDKLQLPEVLKDVIMTKRGLVLVVGGTGSGKSTTLAAMIDHRNASSSGHIITVEDPVEYVHKNKSCLITHREVGVDTLSWHHALKNTLRQAPDVILIGEIRDTETMEHAIAFAETGHLCLGTLHANNANQTIDRIINFFPEERRNQLLGDLSSNLRAIISQRLVRTEDGKGRRAAIEILLNTPTIAEQILKGQFQGIKEIMGKSRELGMRTFDQALFDLYNAGHIGYDEAIRNADSANELRLQIKLRATRGQPGEASGFNLAIDEEKTEEEEAEKK